A genomic window from Vanessa atalanta chromosome 7, ilVanAtal1.2, whole genome shotgun sequence includes:
- the LOC125065381 gene encoding gastric triacylglycerol lipase-like produces the protein MTSKANVMFNVLLVFVTIVLGNVLKLRFRPIKNEITKSLRYPRDSLLNFTELRELYGYSSEEHNVLTEDGYILTIFRINGRNCAHKLKRTPVLLMHGFLQSSDVWLDAGPKAGLAYLISDACYDLWVGNERGNYYSRRHNRLDPDKDPKFWKFSVDEIGFYDIPATMEYILKYTKEDKLNYIGYSQGASTFFVMCSERPGYCAKANIFIGLAPAARLTNTKSVPFKILLEGLGHLEEGLATIGIYELFAKGSLSQEFLSFLCKFSATSELLCGTGMSLFDSFHRGSITNETLRVLFDHFPAGTSVHNIARYGQSIRSSYFQKFDYGSAQNLNIYGTKQPPHYNLSAVTVPSVVLYGNNDNLVDTKDILWLIKRLPNMLENKRVSDPLSNHFDNAYSQFTKDLIFPTINKYLLKYSRKLNKV, from the coding sequence ATGACGTCTAAAGCTAACGTCATGTTCAATGTCCTCCTGGTGTTTGTGACTATTGTTCTTggaaatgttttgaaattaagATTTAGACCAATCAAGAATGAAATAACGAAATCGCTTCGATATCCAAGAGACTCTTTGCTAAATTTTACGGAGTTGAGGGAACTGTATGGATACTCTTCGGAAGAACACAATGTGCTTACTGAGGATGGGTATATTCTAACAATATTCAGAATCAATGGAAGGAACTGCGCTCACAAATTGAAAAGAACTCCAGTTTTACTAATGCATGGTTTTCTTCAGAGCTCAGATGTCTGGCTGGACGCTGGACCTAAAGCTGGATTGGCGTATTTGATATCCGACGCGTGTTACGACTTATGGGTTGGAAACGAACGTGGCAATTACTATTCCAGACGACATAATCGCTTGGACCCTGACAAAGACCctaaattttggaaattctctGTGGATGAAATTGGTTTTTATGATATACCGGCTACaatggaatatattttgaaatatacgaAAGAAGACAAATTGAATTACATTGGTTATTCACAAGGCGCTAGTACGTTCTTTGTCATGTGTTCAGAGAGACCGGGTTACTGTGCTAAAGCGAACATTTTTATTGGCTTAGCGCCAGCAGCCAGACTGACTAATACAAAATCCGtgccatttaaaatattattagaggGACTGGGACATCTAGAAGAGGGTCTTGCTACCATAGGTATATATGAACTTTTTGCAAAGGGCTCTTTAAGTCAAGAATTCCTATCCTTCTTATGTAAATTTAGTGCAACATCTGAACTTCTTTGTGGAACCGGTATGTCTCTATTTGACTCCTTCCATCGAGGATCTATAACTAATGAAACTCTGAGGGTATTGTTTGATCACTTTCCTGCTGGTACTTCTGTGCATAACATCGCAAGATACGGTCAAAGTATTAGGTCATCCTATTTTCAAAAGTTTGATTACGGTAGTgcgcaaaatttaaatatttatgggaCAAAACAACCACCTCATTACAATCTAAGTGCTGTGACGGTTCCCTCGGTGGTTTTGTACGGTAACAACGATAATTTAGTTGATACAAAAGATATTTTGTGGTTGATTAAGCGGTTACCGAATATGTTGGAAAACAAACGAGTTTCAGATCCGTTGTCGAATCACTTTGATAATGCATACAGTCAGTTTACAAAAGATTTGATCTTtccaacaataaataaatatttactaaaatacagtcggaaattaaataaagtttaa